The Arachis hypogaea cultivar Tifrunner chromosome 19, arahy.Tifrunner.gnm2.J5K5, whole genome shotgun sequence genome has a window encoding:
- the LOC112779237 gene encoding embryogenesis-like protein: MNQRRATISLFNSFLRIRYPLRPSTTTLTSPLPFFVTNSTSKPQSIRTIAPMVWQNPRSYSSGSCNDLDHNKEVDAINLKFAEAREEIETALESKETVYFDEEAECARAAVKEVLGMFDGLLARLSEKEKGALQRSMGLKIEQLKAELKQLDE, encoded by the exons ATGAATCAGCGACGCGCCACCATTTCACTCTTCAACTCCTTCCTCCGAATCAGGTACCCTCTTCGTCCATCTACAACAACGCTTACTTCGCCACTTCCCTTCTTCGTAACTAATTCAACCTCAAAGCCCCAATCTATCCGCACAATCGCACCTATGGTTTGGCAAAATCCTCGAAGTTACAGCAGTGGCAGTTGCAATGACTTGGATCACAACAAGGAGGTGGACGCCATCAATCTCAAGTTTGCGGAAGCCAGGGAAGAAATCGAGACGGCGTTGGAGTCCAAGGAAACCGTCTACTTCGATGAAGAAGCCGAGTGCGCACGCGCCGCCGTCAAAGAAGTCCTCGGCATGTTCGATGGCTTGTTGGCCAG GTTGTCGGAGAAGGAGAAGGGGGCTCTGCAGAGGTCCATGGGTCTCAAGATTGAGCAACTGAAAGCAGAGCTGAAACAATTGGATGAGTAA
- the LOC112777686 gene encoding uncharacterized protein, giving the protein MEHTVPNSVITLLLFFLCLTLTKMEMSTCLSPDGQALLSLVSASERSSSASSSLLSSWNPSSSTPCSWKGVTCSPQSRVISLSIPDTFLNLTYLPPQLSSLSMLQLLNLSSTNVSGQIPPSFGQLSHLQLLDLSSNSLTGSIPNQLGNLSSLQFLFLNSNKLTGTIPQHLADLTSLQVLCLQDNLLNGSIPSQLGSLKSLQQFRIGGNPYLTGEIPSQLGLLTNLTIFGAAATGLSGSIPSSFGNLINLQTLALYDTDVSGSIPPELGLCSELRNLYLHMNKLTGSIPPQLGKLQKLTGVLLWGNALSGSIPAEISNCSSLVVFDASSNELTGEIPEDFGKLVVMEQLHLSDNSLSGKIPWQLGNCTSLATVQLDKNQLSGSIPWQVGKLKFLQSFFLWGNSVSGTIPPSFGNCTELFSLDLSRNKLTGSIPEEIFSLKKLSKLLLLGNSLTGELPSSVADCESLVRLRLGENQLLGNIPKEIGQLQNLVFLDLYMNHFSGSLPVEIANITVLELLDVHNNHITGEIPSQIGELANLEQLDLSQNHLTGGIPWSFGNFSYLNKLILNNNLLTGSIPKSIRNLQKLTLLDLSYNNLSGDIPSEIGYVTSLTISLDLNSNSFTGEIPESMSALTQLQSLDLSHNMFYGGIKVLGSLTSLTSLNISYNNFSGPIPVTPFFRTLSFNSCLQNPLLCQSIDGNTCSSSLIQRNGIKSAKTIAFVTVILASIVIIAVASWIIATRSNRYTVEKSLGALASTSGAEDFSYPWTFIPFQKLNFTIDNILDCLKDENVIGKGCSGVVYKSEMPNGELIAVKKLWKASKEDETLDSFAVEIQILGYIRHRNIVRLLGYCSNRSVKLLLYNFIPNGNLRQLLQGNRNLDWETRYKIAVGTAQGLAYLHHDCVPPILHRDVKCNNILLDSKYEAYLADFGLAKLMNSPSYHQAMSRVAGSYGYIAPEYGYSMNITEKSDVYSYGVVLLEILSGRSAVESHVGDGQHIVEWVKRKMGSFEPAVSILDTKLQGLPDQMVQEMLQTLGIAMFCVNSSPSERPTMKEVVALLMEVKSQPEEMGKTSQPLIKHPSNQS; this is encoded by the exons atggAACATACTGTTCCAAACAGTGTTATAACTTTGCTGCTATTCTTCTTGTGTCTCACATTAACAAAGATGGAAATGAGTACTTGTCTCTCACCTGATGGACAAGCACTTCTTTCTCTTGTTTCTGCATCTGAAAGATCATCATCGGCATCTTCCTCACTTCTCTCTTCATGGAACCCTTCAAGCTCAACACCATGTTCATGGAAGGGTGTTACATGCTCCCCACAAAGCAGAGTAATTTCCCTTTCTATCCCTGACACTTTCCTCAACCTTACCTATTTGCCTCCCCAGCTTTCTTCTTTGTCAATGCTGCAACTTCTCAACCTCTCTTCCACCAATGTCTCTGGCCAAATCCCTCCCTCTTTTGGTCAACTCTCCCATCTCCAACTCCTTGACCTCTCATCAAACTCTCTAACAGGTTCCATTCCTAATCAACTTGGAAACCTCTCTTCACTTCAGTTCCTTTTCTTGAACTCAAACAAACTCACAGGAACCATTCCTCAGCATCTTGCTGACCTTACCTCACTCCAAGTTCTGTGCCTGCAAGATAATCTCCTTAACGGTTCAATACCATCACAGTTAGGATCATTGAAATCTCTACAGCAGTTTAGGATTGGTGGAAATCCATACCTCACTGGAGAGATTCCATCACAGTTAGGACTACTCACAAACCTCACTATATTTGGTGCAGCTGCCACTGGACTTTCTGGTTCCATTCCCTCTTCATTTGGGAACTTGATCAATCTTCAAACTCTAGCACTTTATGACACTGATGTTTCCGGTTCAATACCACCGGAACTCGGGCTCTGTTCTGAGTTGAGAAATCTTTATTTGCACATGAACAAGCTCACTGGGTCTATTCCTCCTCAGTTGGGGAAGCTGCAAAAGCTCACAGGTGTGCTTCTGTGGGGGAATGCATTATCTGGGTCAATACCAGCTGAGATTTCTAACTGTTCATCACTTGTGGTGTTTGATGCCTCTTCCAATGAACTCACTGGTGAAATACCTGAGGATTTTGGGAAGCTTGTGGTTATGGAACAGCTTCATTTATCAGACAATTCCCTCTCAGGAAAAATACCATGGCAGTTGGGAAACTGCACAAGCCTTGCTACTGTTCAGCTTGACAAGAATCAGTTATCAGGTTCAATCCCTTGGCAGGTTGGGAAGTTGAAATTCTTGCAGAGTTTTTTCTTGTGGGGTAACTCAGTTTCTGGAACCATACCACCCTCTTTTGGGAACTGCACAGAACTCTTTTCGCTTGACCTTTCAAGGAACAAGCTCACAGGTTCAATCCCGGAAGAGATTTTCAGCTTGAAGAAGCTGAGTAAACTCTTGCTTCTTGGAAATTCTTTGACAGGAGAGTTGCCATCAAGTGTTGCAGATTGTGAATCTTTGGTGAGACTACGGCTCGGAGAAAACCAGCTTTTGGGGAACATTCCTAAAGAAATAGGCCAATTACAGAACCTGGTGTTTCTTGACTTGTACATGAATCACTTCTCTGGAAGCTTACCAGTAGAGATTGCCAACATAACAGTTCTTGAGCTCTTAGATGTGCATAACAACCACATAACCGGCGAAATTCCGTCTCAGATTGGGGAGCTTGCAAACTTGGAGCAGCTTGATCTAAGTCAAAACCATTTGACAGGTGGAATTCCTTGGAGCTTTGGAAACTTCAGTTATTTGAACAAGCTCATCCTCAACAATAATTTACTCACAGGATCAATCCCAAAATCTATTAGGAATTTGCAGAAGCTAACTCTTCTTGATTTGAGTTACAACAATCTCTCTGGTGACATACCTTCTGAGATTGGTTATGTTACAAGCTTAACCATTAGTTTGGACTTAAACTCGAATTCATTCACAGGAGAAATCCCAGAGTCAATGTCTGCTTTGACACAGTTACAATCACTTGATCTTTCTCATAATATGTTTTATGGAGGAATTAAGGTTCTTGGTTCTCTCACCAGTCTCACTTCCCTCAATATCTCGTACAACAATTTCTCAGGTCCTATCCCAGTCACTCCATTCTTCAGAACTCTTTCTTTTAACTCATGCCTTCAGAACCCCCTTCTATGCCAATCCATTGATGGCAATACATGTTCTTCAAGCCTGATTCAAAGAAATGGTATAAAATCTGCGAAAACCATAGCTTTCGTAACTGTGATTCTAGCTTCAATTGTGATAATTGCTGTTGCATCCTGGATTATAGCAACTCGTAGTAACAGGTATACAGTGGAAAAATCTTTGGGGGCATTGGCTTCCACATCAGGAGCTGAGGATTTCTCATATCCTTGGACCTTTATCCCATTTCAAAAGCTAAACTTCACCATAGATAACATCTTGGATTGCTTGAAGGATGAAAATGTGATCGGGAAGGGTTGCTCCGGTGTTGTCTACAAGTCTGAGATGCCTAATGGGGAGTTGATAGCAGTGAAGAAGCTATGGAAAGCTAGCAAAGAAGATGAAACACTGGACTCTTTCGCCGTAGAGATTCAGATTCTCGGATACATCCGGCACAGAAACATTGTGAGGCTACTGGGCTATTGTTCTAACAGGAGTGTCAAGCTTCTTCTCTACAATTTCATCCCAAATGGTAATCTGAGACAGCTCTTGCAAGGGAACAGGAACTTAGACTGGGAAACCAGATACAAGATTGCTGTTGGAACAGCTCAGGGTCTTGCTTACCTTCATCATGATTGTGTCCCTCCCATTCTTCACAGAGATGTTAAGTGCAATAACATACTTCTAGATTCCAAATATGAAGCATATCTCGCAGATTTTGGTCTTGCAAAGCTGATGAATTCACCAAGTTATCATCAGGCAATGTCTAGAGTTGCTGGTTCTTATGGTTATATTGCCCCAG AGTATGGCTACTCAATGAACATAACTGAGAAGAGTGACGTCTACAGTTACGGAGTGGTTCTGCTGGAGATACTAAGCGGGCGCAGTGCCGTCGAATCCCATGTCGGAGATGGACAACACATAGTTGAGTGGGTGAAGAGGAAAATGGGGAGCTTTGAACCAGCTGTGTCAATACTAGACACAAAACTCCAAGGTCTACCAGATCAAATGGTGCAAGAGATGCTCCAAACACTTGGAATTGCCATGTTTTGCGTGAACTCTTCGCCATCAGAACGTCCCACGATGAAGGAAGTGGTTGCATTGCTAATGGAGGTGAAGAGCCAGCCTGAAGAGATGGGCAAAACCTCTCAACCTCTAATAAAGCACCCTTCAAATCAAAGCTAA
- the LOC112779597 gene encoding uncharacterized protein, with product MALDSHIERVLWSEEQITRRVADLAAQISADFRAVSPPPVAVGVATGAFLFLADLVRRIELPLAVDFVRAESYGSGIQSNCAPTISLDLKVDVKGRHVILVEDIVDTGHTLCKVIGHLKSKEASSVSVCTFLDKPARRKVNVQLVGEGKFYRGFECPDYFVVGYGMDFAELYRNLPYIGVLKPEHYQ from the exons ATGGCTTTGGACTCCCACATAGAGAGAGTCTTATGGAGCGAGGAGCAAATCACTCGCCGGGTTGCCGACCTCGCCGCCCAAATCTCTGCGGACTTTCGTGCAGTTTCTCCGCCGCCGGTGGCCGTTGGCGTGGCCACCGGTGCTTTCCTCTTCCTCGCCGACCTGGTTCGAAGGATTGAGCTCCCCCTTGCCGTTGATTTCGTGAGAGCCGAATCCTACGGTTCAGGAATACAGTCCAACTGTGCGCCTACCATTTCTTTGGATTTGAAAGTTGATGTCAAAGGTCGCCACGTCATCTTG GTTGAAGACATCGTAGATACAGGACATACTTTATGTAAAGTTATTGGACACTTAAAATCAAAAGAAGCATCCTCTGTATCCGTGTGCACTTTCCTTGATAAGCCAGCAAGGAGAAAAGTTAATGTTCAACTAGTGGGTGAAGGCAAATTCTACCGGGGATTTGAG TGTCCAGACTATTTTGTTGTTGGATACGGTATGGATTTTGCGGAATTGTACAGAAACTTACCATACATCGGTGTCTTGAAGCCTGAACATTATCAATGA